The following are encoded in a window of Rissa tridactyla isolate bRisTri1 chromosome 3, bRisTri1.patW.cur.20221130, whole genome shotgun sequence genomic DNA:
- the PPP4R3B gene encoding serine/threonine-protein phosphatase 4 regulatory subunit 3B isoform X3 has translation MSDTRRRVKVYTLNEDRQWDDRGTGHVSSTYVERLKGMSLLVRAESDGSLLLESKINPNTAYQKQQDTLIVWSEAENYDLALSFQEKAGCDEIWEKICQVQGKDPSVEVTQDLIESEEEHIEEMPETSPLIDLPTCELNKLEEIADLVTSVLSSPIRREKLALALENEGYIKKLLQLFQVCENLENTEGLHHLYEIIRGILFLNKATLFEVMFSDECIMDVVGCLEYDPSLAQPKRHREFLTKTAKFKEVIPITDSELRQKIHQTYRVQYIQDIILPTPSVFEENFLSTLTSFIFFNKVEIVSMLQEDEKFLSEVFAQLTDEATDDDKRCELVNFFKEFCAFSQTLQPQNRDAFFKTLAKLGILPALEIVMGMDDLQVRSAATDIFSYLVEFSPSMVREFVMQEAQQSDDDILLINVVIEQMICDTDPELGGAVQLMGLLRTLIDPENMLATANKTEKSEFLNFFYNHCMHVLTAPLLANTSEDKCEKDAVVGSTKSNTICPDNYQTAQLLALILELLTFCVEHHTYHIKNYIMNKDLLRRVLVLMNSKHTFLALCALRFMRRIIGLKDEFYNRYITKGNLFEPVINALLDNGTRYNLLNSAVIELFEFIRVEDIKSLIAHIVENFYNALESIEYVQTFKGLKTKYEQEKDRQNQKLNSVPSILRSNRFRRDARALEEDEEMWFNEDEEEEGEAVVPPVEKSKQEDDFPDSYEKFMETKKAGAANGANGANSKSVAAQTSPASSNGSSSKNATLTTAVTATKGSLVGLVDYPDDEDDDEEEETSPRKRPRLGS, from the exons GACACCCTGATTGTCtggtcagaagcagaaaactaCGATTTAGCGCTGAGTTTTCAAGAAAAAGCTGGCTGTGATGAAATTTGGGAAAAAATCTGCCAG GTTCAAGGTAAGGATCCTTCAGTGGAAGTCACGCAGGACCTTATTGAGTCAGAAGAGGAACACATAGAAGAAATGCCTGAAACTAGTCCTTTGATCGACCTTCCTACTTGTGAACTCAACAAACTTGAAGAGATTGCTGACCTAGTTACCTCTGTTCTCTCCTCACCCATCCGTAGAGAAAAGCTAGCACTGGCCTTGGAGAATGAAGGCTATATTAAAAAACTATTACAGCTTTTCCAAGTCTGCGAGAATTTAGAGAACACCGAAGGCTTACATCATTTGTATGAAATTATTAGAGGAATTTTGTTCCTCAACAAAGCAACTCTGTTTGAGGTGATGTTTTCTGATGAGTGTATTATGGATGTTGTTGGATGCCTTGAGTATGATCCTTCTTTGGCTCAGCCAAAACGGCACAGGGAGTTCTTGACCAAAACAGCAAAATTTAAAGAGGTTATTCCTATAACAGACTCTGAACTCAGGCAAAAAATCCACCAGACTTACAGGGTACAGTATATTCAGGACATCATCTTGCCGACACCGTCTGTTTTTgaagagaattttctttctacactcacttcctttattttcttcaacaAAGTTGAGATTGTCAGTATGTTGCAG GAAGATGAGAAATTTTTGTCTGAAGTTTTTGCACAATTAACAGATGAAGCTACAGATGATGACAAACGATGTGAATTG GTTAACTTTTTCAAAGAATTCTGCGCGTTTTCTCAGACGTTACAACCTCAGAACAGagatgcatttttcaaaacattgGCAAAGTTGGGAATTCTTCCAGCTCTTGAAATTGTAATG GGAATGGATGATCTGCAAGTTAGATCTGCTGCTACAGATATATTTTCTTATCTAGTAGAATTTAGTCCATCCATGGTCCGAGAATTTGTAATGCAAGAGGCCCAGCAGAGTGATGAT gATATCCTCCTCATCAACGTGGTCATTGAGCAGATGATCTGCGACACTGATCCCGAACTTGGGGGAGCCGTTCAGTTGATGGGGCTCTTGCGCACGCTGATAGATCCGGAGAATATGTTGGCCACAGCTAAT AAAACGGAAAAAAGTGAATTTCTCAATTTCTTCTACAACCATTGTATGCATGTTCTTACTGCACCGCTTCTGGCCAATACATCAGAAGATAAATGTGAAAAAG ATGCAGTAGTTGGGTCCACTAAGAGTAATACAATTTGTCCTG ATAATTATCAAACGGCACAACTACTTGCCTTAATTTTGGAGCTGCTTACTTTTTGTGTGGAACACCACACGTATCACATCAAGAATTACATTATGAACAAAGATTTGCTAAGAAGAGTACTGGTCTTGATGAATTCAAAACACACGTTTCTGGCCTTGT GTGCTCTTCGCTTTATGAGGAGGATAATTGGCCTAAAAGATGAATTTTATAACCGTTACATCACCAAGGGAAACCTGTTTGAACCGGTTATAAATGCGCTGTTGGATAATGGAACTAGGTACAATCTACTCAACTCCGCTGTGATTGAGCTGTTTGAATTCATCAGAGTG GAAGATATTAAGTCCCTTATTGCACATATAGTTGAAAACTTTTATAATGCACTTGAATCTATCGAATATGTTCAGACATTCAAGGGATTGAAGACAAAATATGAGCAAGAAAAAGACCGACAAAACCAGAAACTGAACAG TGTTCCATCTATATTGCGTAGCAATAGATTCCGCAGAGATGCAAGAGCCttagaggaggatgaagaaatgTGGTTCAATGAAGACGAAGAGGAAGAAGGTGAAGCTGTTGTACCTCCAGTTGAGAAGTCAAAACAGGAGGATGATTTTCCAGATAGCTATGAAAAATTTATGGAAACTAAAAAAG CCGGCGCAGCCAATGGTGCGAACGGCGCAAACAGTAAATCCGTGGCAGCTCAGACGTCACCAGCAAGTTCCAACGGCTCCTCTTCAAAGAACGCAACCCTGACCACAGCGGTGACAGCCACGAAG GGAAGTCTAGTTGGCCTAGTGGATTATCccgatgatgaagatgatgacgAAGAGGAGGAGACATCTCCAAGGAAAAGACCTCGTCTGGGTTCATAA
- the PPP4R3B gene encoding serine/threonine-protein phosphatase 4 regulatory subunit 3B isoform X1: MSDTRRRVKVYTLNEDRQWDDRGTGHVSSTYVERLKGMSLLVRAESDGSLLLESKINPNTAYQKQQDTLIVWSEAENYDLALSFQEKAGCDEIWEKICQVQGKDPSVEVTQDLIESEEEHIEEMPETSPLIDLPTCELNKLEEIADLVTSVLSSPIRREKLALALENEGYIKKLLQLFQVCENLENTEGLHHLYEIIRGILFLNKATLFEVMFSDECIMDVVGCLEYDPSLAQPKRHREFLTKTAKFKEVIPITDSELRQKIHQTYRVQYIQDIILPTPSVFEENFLSTLTSFIFFNKVEIVSMLQEDEKFLSEVFAQLTDEATDDDKRCELVNFFKEFCAFSQTLQPQNRDAFFKTLAKLGILPALEIVMGMDDLQVRSAATDIFSYLVEFSPSMVREFVMQEAQQSDDDILLINVVIEQMICDTDPELGGAVQLMGLLRTLIDPENMLATANKTEKSEFLNFFYNHCMHVLTAPLLANTSEDKCEKDAVVGSTKSNTICPDNYQTAQLLALILELLTFCVEHHTYHIKNYIMNKDLLRRVLVLMNSKHTFLALCALRFMRRIIGLKDEFYNRYITKGNLFEPVINALLDNGTRYNLLNSAVIELFEFIRVEDIKSLIAHIVENFYNALESIEYVQTFKGLKTKYEQEKDRQNQKLNSVPSILRSNRFRRDARALEEDEEMWFNEDEEEEGEAVVPPVEKSKQEDDFPDSYEKFMETKKAKESEDKENLPKRTSAGGFKFTFSHSAGAANGANGANSKSVAAQTSPASSNGSSSKNATLTTAVTATKGSLVGLVDYPDDEDDDEEEETSPRKRPRLGS, from the exons GACACCCTGATTGTCtggtcagaagcagaaaactaCGATTTAGCGCTGAGTTTTCAAGAAAAAGCTGGCTGTGATGAAATTTGGGAAAAAATCTGCCAG GTTCAAGGTAAGGATCCTTCAGTGGAAGTCACGCAGGACCTTATTGAGTCAGAAGAGGAACACATAGAAGAAATGCCTGAAACTAGTCCTTTGATCGACCTTCCTACTTGTGAACTCAACAAACTTGAAGAGATTGCTGACCTAGTTACCTCTGTTCTCTCCTCACCCATCCGTAGAGAAAAGCTAGCACTGGCCTTGGAGAATGAAGGCTATATTAAAAAACTATTACAGCTTTTCCAAGTCTGCGAGAATTTAGAGAACACCGAAGGCTTACATCATTTGTATGAAATTATTAGAGGAATTTTGTTCCTCAACAAAGCAACTCTGTTTGAGGTGATGTTTTCTGATGAGTGTATTATGGATGTTGTTGGATGCCTTGAGTATGATCCTTCTTTGGCTCAGCCAAAACGGCACAGGGAGTTCTTGACCAAAACAGCAAAATTTAAAGAGGTTATTCCTATAACAGACTCTGAACTCAGGCAAAAAATCCACCAGACTTACAGGGTACAGTATATTCAGGACATCATCTTGCCGACACCGTCTGTTTTTgaagagaattttctttctacactcacttcctttattttcttcaacaAAGTTGAGATTGTCAGTATGTTGCAG GAAGATGAGAAATTTTTGTCTGAAGTTTTTGCACAATTAACAGATGAAGCTACAGATGATGACAAACGATGTGAATTG GTTAACTTTTTCAAAGAATTCTGCGCGTTTTCTCAGACGTTACAACCTCAGAACAGagatgcatttttcaaaacattgGCAAAGTTGGGAATTCTTCCAGCTCTTGAAATTGTAATG GGAATGGATGATCTGCAAGTTAGATCTGCTGCTACAGATATATTTTCTTATCTAGTAGAATTTAGTCCATCCATGGTCCGAGAATTTGTAATGCAAGAGGCCCAGCAGAGTGATGAT gATATCCTCCTCATCAACGTGGTCATTGAGCAGATGATCTGCGACACTGATCCCGAACTTGGGGGAGCCGTTCAGTTGATGGGGCTCTTGCGCACGCTGATAGATCCGGAGAATATGTTGGCCACAGCTAAT AAAACGGAAAAAAGTGAATTTCTCAATTTCTTCTACAACCATTGTATGCATGTTCTTACTGCACCGCTTCTGGCCAATACATCAGAAGATAAATGTGAAAAAG ATGCAGTAGTTGGGTCCACTAAGAGTAATACAATTTGTCCTG ATAATTATCAAACGGCACAACTACTTGCCTTAATTTTGGAGCTGCTTACTTTTTGTGTGGAACACCACACGTATCACATCAAGAATTACATTATGAACAAAGATTTGCTAAGAAGAGTACTGGTCTTGATGAATTCAAAACACACGTTTCTGGCCTTGT GTGCTCTTCGCTTTATGAGGAGGATAATTGGCCTAAAAGATGAATTTTATAACCGTTACATCACCAAGGGAAACCTGTTTGAACCGGTTATAAATGCGCTGTTGGATAATGGAACTAGGTACAATCTACTCAACTCCGCTGTGATTGAGCTGTTTGAATTCATCAGAGTG GAAGATATTAAGTCCCTTATTGCACATATAGTTGAAAACTTTTATAATGCACTTGAATCTATCGAATATGTTCAGACATTCAAGGGATTGAAGACAAAATATGAGCAAGAAAAAGACCGACAAAACCAGAAACTGAACAG TGTTCCATCTATATTGCGTAGCAATAGATTCCGCAGAGATGCAAGAGCCttagaggaggatgaagaaatgTGGTTCAATGAAGACGAAGAGGAAGAAGGTGAAGCTGTTGTACCTCCAGTTGAGAAGTCAAAACAGGAGGATGATTTTCCAGATAGCTATGAAAAATTTATGGAAACTAAAAAAG CTAAGGAGAGCGAAGACAAAGAGAATCTTCCAAAAAGGACTTCAGCTGGGGGATTCAAATTCACTTTTTCCCACTCAGCCGGCGCAGCCAATGGTGCGAACGGCGCAAACAGTAAATCCGTGGCAGCTCAGACGTCACCAGCAAGTTCCAACGGCTCCTCTTCAAAGAACGCAACCCTGACCACAGCGGTGACAGCCACGAAG GGAAGTCTAGTTGGCCTAGTGGATTATCccgatgatgaagatgatgacgAAGAGGAGGAGACATCTCCAAGGAAAAGACCTCGTCTGGGTTCATAA
- the PPP4R3B gene encoding serine/threonine-protein phosphatase 4 regulatory subunit 3B isoform X2, with translation MSDTRRRVKVYTLNEDRQWDDRGTGHVSSTYVERLKGMSLLVRAESDGSLLLESKINPNTAYQKQQDTLIVWSEAENYDLALSFQEKAGCDEIWEKICQVQGKDPSVEVTQDLIESEEEHIEEMPETSPLIDLPTCELNKLEEIADLVTSVLSSPIRREKLALALENEGYIKKLLQLFQVCENLENTEGLHHLYEIIRGILFLNKATLFEVMFSDECIMDVVGCLEYDPSLAQPKRHREFLTKTAKFKEVIPITDSELRQKIHQTYRVQYIQDIILPTPSVFEENFLSTLTSFIFFNKVEIVSMLQEDEKFLSEVFAQLTDEATDDDKRCELVNFFKEFCAFSQTLQPQNRDAFFKTLAKLGILPALEIVMGMDDLQVRSAATDIFSYLVEFSPSMVREFVMQEAQQSDDDILLINVVIEQMICDTDPELGGAVQLMGLLRTLIDPENMLATANKTEKSEFLNFFYNHCMHVLTAPLLANTSEDKCEKDAVVGSTKSNTICPDNYQTAQLLALILELLTFCVEHHTYHIKNYIMNKDLLRRVLVLMNSKHTFLALCALRFMRRIIGLKDEFYNRYITKGNLFEPVINALLDNGTRYNLLNSAVIELFEFIRVEDIKSLIAHIVENFYNALESIEYVQTFKGLKTKYEQEKDRQNQKLNSVPSILRSNRFRRDARALEEDEEMWFNEDEEEEGEAVVPPVEKSKQEDDFPDSYEKFMETKKAKESEDKENLPKRTSAGGFKFTFSHSAGAANGANGANSKSVAAQTSPASSNGSSSKNATLTTAVTATKVGELVQKLLSSLGAAEQCRETLPVVMW, from the exons GACACCCTGATTGTCtggtcagaagcagaaaactaCGATTTAGCGCTGAGTTTTCAAGAAAAAGCTGGCTGTGATGAAATTTGGGAAAAAATCTGCCAG GTTCAAGGTAAGGATCCTTCAGTGGAAGTCACGCAGGACCTTATTGAGTCAGAAGAGGAACACATAGAAGAAATGCCTGAAACTAGTCCTTTGATCGACCTTCCTACTTGTGAACTCAACAAACTTGAAGAGATTGCTGACCTAGTTACCTCTGTTCTCTCCTCACCCATCCGTAGAGAAAAGCTAGCACTGGCCTTGGAGAATGAAGGCTATATTAAAAAACTATTACAGCTTTTCCAAGTCTGCGAGAATTTAGAGAACACCGAAGGCTTACATCATTTGTATGAAATTATTAGAGGAATTTTGTTCCTCAACAAAGCAACTCTGTTTGAGGTGATGTTTTCTGATGAGTGTATTATGGATGTTGTTGGATGCCTTGAGTATGATCCTTCTTTGGCTCAGCCAAAACGGCACAGGGAGTTCTTGACCAAAACAGCAAAATTTAAAGAGGTTATTCCTATAACAGACTCTGAACTCAGGCAAAAAATCCACCAGACTTACAGGGTACAGTATATTCAGGACATCATCTTGCCGACACCGTCTGTTTTTgaagagaattttctttctacactcacttcctttattttcttcaacaAAGTTGAGATTGTCAGTATGTTGCAG GAAGATGAGAAATTTTTGTCTGAAGTTTTTGCACAATTAACAGATGAAGCTACAGATGATGACAAACGATGTGAATTG GTTAACTTTTTCAAAGAATTCTGCGCGTTTTCTCAGACGTTACAACCTCAGAACAGagatgcatttttcaaaacattgGCAAAGTTGGGAATTCTTCCAGCTCTTGAAATTGTAATG GGAATGGATGATCTGCAAGTTAGATCTGCTGCTACAGATATATTTTCTTATCTAGTAGAATTTAGTCCATCCATGGTCCGAGAATTTGTAATGCAAGAGGCCCAGCAGAGTGATGAT gATATCCTCCTCATCAACGTGGTCATTGAGCAGATGATCTGCGACACTGATCCCGAACTTGGGGGAGCCGTTCAGTTGATGGGGCTCTTGCGCACGCTGATAGATCCGGAGAATATGTTGGCCACAGCTAAT AAAACGGAAAAAAGTGAATTTCTCAATTTCTTCTACAACCATTGTATGCATGTTCTTACTGCACCGCTTCTGGCCAATACATCAGAAGATAAATGTGAAAAAG ATGCAGTAGTTGGGTCCACTAAGAGTAATACAATTTGTCCTG ATAATTATCAAACGGCACAACTACTTGCCTTAATTTTGGAGCTGCTTACTTTTTGTGTGGAACACCACACGTATCACATCAAGAATTACATTATGAACAAAGATTTGCTAAGAAGAGTACTGGTCTTGATGAATTCAAAACACACGTTTCTGGCCTTGT GTGCTCTTCGCTTTATGAGGAGGATAATTGGCCTAAAAGATGAATTTTATAACCGTTACATCACCAAGGGAAACCTGTTTGAACCGGTTATAAATGCGCTGTTGGATAATGGAACTAGGTACAATCTACTCAACTCCGCTGTGATTGAGCTGTTTGAATTCATCAGAGTG GAAGATATTAAGTCCCTTATTGCACATATAGTTGAAAACTTTTATAATGCACTTGAATCTATCGAATATGTTCAGACATTCAAGGGATTGAAGACAAAATATGAGCAAGAAAAAGACCGACAAAACCAGAAACTGAACAG TGTTCCATCTATATTGCGTAGCAATAGATTCCGCAGAGATGCAAGAGCCttagaggaggatgaagaaatgTGGTTCAATGAAGACGAAGAGGAAGAAGGTGAAGCTGTTGTACCTCCAGTTGAGAAGTCAAAACAGGAGGATGATTTTCCAGATAGCTATGAAAAATTTATGGAAACTAAAAAAG CTAAGGAGAGCGAAGACAAAGAGAATCTTCCAAAAAGGACTTCAGCTGGGGGATTCAAATTCACTTTTTCCCACTCAGCCGGCGCAGCCAATGGTGCGAACGGCGCAAACAGTAAATCCGTGGCAGCTCAGACGTCACCAGCAAGTTCCAACGGCTCCTCTTCAAAGAACGCAACCCTGACCACAGCGGTGACAGCCACGAAGGTGGGAGAACTTGTACAAAAGCTGCTGTCCTCTCTTGGGGCAGCGGAGCAGTGTCGTGAGACTCTGCCGGTTGTGATGTGGTAA